The proteins below are encoded in one region of Bacillota bacterium:
- the pilM gene encoding type IV pilus assembly protein PilM yields the protein MFFKSNSAVGIEIDTGIVRALELKGSVHSATISAAGQVEIPVDAVDEGVVMDVDAVGEALKQLWGKESFSAKDVVLGVCNPGVIMRKANFPKAVEKKLGQVIRFQAGDFFPISLSEMVLDYSLLGEINQERGPELEVLLVAARRDALEHNLAALAVAGLEPKIVDYSPLALLTVVPEGGRSGTVVLVDINQGFTTLLLAHQGIPRFSRVIPYSFSSLVQSGQPLADVKEAMQEASAAVDDQLTTSSEMFSGDWGNSFTGAIRSSINYYLSQQRGANVDLILLSGRGALVDGLPELLQSELEVPVEAINAGKGPDFAVCHGLALRGLEGK from the coding sequence ATGTTCTTTAAGTCAAACAGCGCGGTAGGCATAGAGATTGATACCGGAATAGTGCGCGCCCTGGAGTTAAAGGGCTCTGTCCATTCCGCAACTATTTCCGCCGCCGGGCAAGTTGAAATACCGGTTGACGCGGTGGATGAAGGAGTGGTCATGGATGTGGATGCGGTGGGGGAAGCGCTGAAGCAGCTGTGGGGAAAGGAGAGTTTTTCCGCTAAAGATGTGGTTTTGGGAGTATGCAATCCGGGTGTAATTATGCGTAAAGCAAATTTCCCCAAAGCTGTGGAGAAAAAGTTAGGACAGGTGATAAGATTTCAAGCCGGTGATTTTTTCCCCATCTCCCTTTCCGAAATGGTTCTCGATTACAGCCTGCTGGGTGAAATTAACCAGGAACGAGGGCCGGAGCTGGAAGTTTTACTGGTGGCGGCCCGGAGAGATGCACTGGAACATAACCTTGCCGCCCTGGCCGTAGCCGGCCTGGAGCCAAAAATTGTGGACTATTCCCCTTTGGCATTGCTTACCGTGGTGCCAGAAGGCGGCCGTTCCGGTACCGTGGTTTTAGTTGACATCAATCAAGGTTTTACTACTTTACTTTTAGCACACCAGGGAATACCCCGGTTCTCCCGGGTAATTCCATATTCTTTTTCATCTCTTGTACAATCCGGACAACCCCTGGCAGATGTAAAGGAAGCAATGCAAGAGGCGTCTGCAGCAGTGGATGATCAACTTACCACCAGCAGTGAAATGTTTTCCGGTGATTGGGGTAATTCCTTTACCGGTGCCATACGCTCGTCCATAAATTACTACTTGTCCCAACAAAGAGGAGCTAATGTGGATTTAATTTTGTTAAGCGGGCGCGGGGCTTTGGTTGACGGTTTACCCGAACTGCTACAGAGTGAGCTGGAAGTTCCGGTTGAGGCTATCAATGCGGGAAAGGGCCCTGATTTTGCAGTCTGTCACGGCCTGGCCCTCCGGGGACTGGAGGGGAAATAA
- a CDS encoding AI-2E family transporter — translation MAWWREKKYYRIALLILLLAMGIYFLFLVRGIFLSFLLAVTLTYVLNPVVSAMEAKGTPRVIAILILYAVLIIISTSLILYGMPHIIKQLNQMVNVVPEYTEQVKEFSQSIQKQYAQAGIPESIRNVIDERISWIEETLLELAQRTVEGLTGIAGYIFNIVLAPILAFYLLKDVELFKEKVVKAIPFWAREDMLILGSDVHQVLNRFIRGYMTVSLIVGGLTWLSMSILGVEFPIMLGLFAGLTQIIPYFGPVMGALPAIALGLLTSKWLALKVIIAFFVIQQLEGNILSPKILGDQVGLHPLFVILVLLAGGQLFGLMGMILAVPVSAMLKVILYFSLRKLLPESHGQV, via the coding sequence ATGGCCTGGTGGCGTGAAAAAAAATATTACCGAATAGCCCTGTTAATATTGTTGTTGGCTATGGGCATCTATTTTCTATTTTTAGTACGGGGAATTTTTCTCTCTTTTTTGCTGGCGGTTACCTTAACGTACGTGCTTAACCCGGTGGTATCCGCCATGGAAGCAAAAGGCACCCCACGAGTAATCGCCATACTGATTTTGTACGCCGTCCTGATTATCATAAGCACCAGTTTAATACTGTACGGCATGCCCCATATAATTAAACAATTAAACCAAATGGTTAATGTTGTTCCAGAATACACTGAGCAGGTTAAAGAATTCAGTCAATCGATACAAAAGCAATATGCCCAGGCCGGCATTCCTGAATCCATCCGGAATGTTATTGACGAGCGTATATCTTGGATAGAGGAAACCTTACTAGAATTAGCCCAACGTACGGTAGAGGGGCTTACGGGTATTGCCGGTTATATATTTAATATTGTTCTTGCGCCCATCCTTGCTTTCTATCTCTTAAAGGATGTGGAGCTATTCAAGGAAAAAGTGGTTAAAGCTATCCCATTTTGGGCGCGTGAAGACATGTTAATCTTGGGTTCCGATGTTCACCAGGTATTAAACAGGTTTATTCGAGGCTATATGACAGTAAGCCTTATTGTAGGCGGGTTAACATGGCTTTCCATGTCCATACTGGGAGTAGAGTTTCCCATTATGCTTGGGCTCTTCGCCGGTCTTACCCAGATCATCCCGTATTTCGGACCGGTAATGGGTGCTCTTCCGGCTATTGCTTTGGGCCTGTTAACCTCTAAGTGGCTGGCCTTAAAAGTAATCATAGCCTTTTTCGTTATCCAGCAGTTAGAGGGTAATATTTTATCGCCCAAAATACTGGGCGACCAGGTAGGGCTGCACCCGCTTTTTGTGATCCTGGTCTTACTGGCCGGAGGACAGTTGTTCGGGCTTATGGGCATGATACTGGCCGTGCCGGTGTCTGCCATGTTGAAGGTTATTCTTTATTTTAGCCTCAGAAAGCTATTACCGGAGAGCCATGGACAAGTTTAG
- a CDS encoding type II secretion system F family protein, with the protein MPLYAFEVLEQSGSIIDGKMEAENQAAVAGRLRNMGYTIVDIYELKQSFLQKALQRKAKVKLADLAVFARQMAAMLVAGIPLTRSLYALSKQQRSPALGEILHDVAKNVESGMAFSEMLGAYPDVFSKIFVDMIKAGEVGGALDEMLERLADQLEREKRLRDSMRAATLYPSVILVFAGFIIVAMLLFVVPIFKSFFPPGVELPLPTVIVMAVSDTMREYWYLYILFPLLIILGLRLFMAGGAGAQLWDRVKFRLPLVGDLFRKDTLARFSRTFATLLGGGIPVLQALEVSGSSAGSLQVAETIKLTGIEVQEGQSISVPLQRSGFFPPMMINMVAVGEETGQLPSMLDRVADFFEDEVATMSKSLTSIMEPLLIIFTGIAIGCIVISIYLPIFTSITSVGGM; encoded by the coding sequence GTGCCTCTTTATGCCTTTGAAGTGCTAGAACAATCAGGTTCAATTATAGACGGGAAAATGGAAGCAGAGAACCAGGCGGCAGTTGCCGGCAGGCTGCGTAATATGGGCTACACCATAGTCGATATCTACGAGCTCAAACAGTCCTTTTTACAGAAGGCTCTGCAAAGAAAGGCAAAAGTAAAGCTGGCCGACCTGGCGGTGTTTGCCCGCCAGATGGCTGCTATGCTGGTAGCCGGCATCCCCTTAACCCGTAGTCTTTATGCCCTGAGCAAGCAGCAAAGGAGCCCGGCCCTGGGTGAAATTTTGCATGATGTTGCCAAGAACGTGGAAAGTGGTATGGCCTTTTCAGAAATGCTGGGTGCATACCCTGATGTCTTTTCCAAGATTTTTGTGGATATGATTAAGGCCGGTGAGGTAGGGGGTGCCCTTGATGAAATGCTGGAGCGGCTGGCCGACCAGCTGGAACGTGAAAAAAGGCTTCGTGACAGTATGCGCGCCGCTACACTATACCCTTCGGTGATCCTGGTTTTTGCCGGTTTTATCATTGTTGCCATGCTGCTTTTTGTGGTACCTATTTTCAAGAGTTTTTTTCCGCCGGGAGTTGAACTGCCGCTACCCACCGTAATAGTAATGGCAGTCAGTGACACTATGCGGGAATACTGGTACCTTTACATATTATTCCCTCTTTTAATTATACTGGGTCTACGGTTATTTATGGCCGGCGGGGCCGGTGCCCAGTTATGGGACCGGGTAAAGTTTCGCCTGCCGCTGGTGGGAGACCTCTTCCGTAAAGATACATTGGCCCGCTTTTCCCGAACCTTTGCCACGCTGCTGGGGGGAGGAATTCCCGTCCTGCAGGCCCTGGAAGTTTCCGGCTCATCCGCCGGCAGTTTGCAGGTGGCGGAAACCATTAAGCTAACAGGCATTGAGGTGCAGGAGGGCCAAAGTATATCTGTACCCCTGCAAAGGAGCGGCTTTTTCCCACCCATGATGATCAACATGGTGGCCGTGGGGGAAGAGACAGGTCAATTGCCGTCCATGTTGGACCGGGTGGCGGACTTTTTTGAAGACGAAGTGGCAACCATGTCTAAATCTTTGACTTCCATCATGGAGCCTTTATTAATTATATTTACCGGGATAGCCATTGGATGCATTGTGATTTCCATTTACCTGCCCATTTTCACCTCTATTACTTCCGTGGGGGGTATGTAA
- the nifU gene encoding Fe-S cluster assembly scaffold protein NifU: MYTEKVMDHFENPRNVGEISDADGVGQVGNPTCGDIMKIYIKVDQDTISDVRFKTFGCGAAIATSSMVTELVKGKTLEEALQISNNSVAEALDGLPPKKMHCSNLAADALHAAIKDYREKNGK, from the coding sequence TTGTATACCGAAAAGGTGATGGATCATTTCGAAAACCCTAGAAATGTGGGAGAAATATCCGATGCGGACGGAGTTGGTCAAGTGGGTAACCCCACTTGTGGCGATATAATGAAGATTTATATAAAAGTTGATCAGGATACAATAAGTGACGTTAGATTTAAGACTTTTGGTTGTGGCGCAGCCATTGCCACCAGCAGCATGGTTACCGAACTGGTAAAGGGCAAGACTCTGGAAGAGGCTTTGCAAATCAGTAATAACAGTGTTGCTGAAGCCCTTGACGGCCTGCCACCCAAAAAAATGCACTGTTCCAACCTGGCTGCAGACGCACTGCATGCCGCAATTAAAGATTACAGAGAGAAAAACGGAAAATAA
- a CDS encoding sigma-70 family RNA polymerase sigma factor, whose amino-acid sequence MSIPRRTKVNKNILEQAAATYIEHRCQKHLAEIVEAGTRLVHYFAHLYGHDSPGEDLVQAGYEGLIKAANRFDPQRGVAFATYAGHCIIGEIRHYVRKESSFRCPLWAAEIQKKVNIFIDTYLQEEEEPPSLEEIAEAINVRAEGIGQAMRAGLVSLEEVDASKIRSCYYETFRLPIEDRIVLEQSLAKLSDVQQKVINLIFYRDMTQTEVASSLGIKQRKVSRILHKSLEKLGKMIS is encoded by the coding sequence TTGTCAATTCCGCGGCGGACAAAGGTGAACAAAAATATATTGGAACAAGCTGCTGCTACCTATATTGAGCACAGGTGCCAAAAGCACCTGGCTGAGATAGTAGAGGCAGGAACCCGTCTGGTGCACTACTTTGCCCATCTTTATGGCCACGATTCTCCCGGGGAAGATTTAGTTCAGGCCGGATATGAAGGACTTATCAAGGCTGCCAACCGCTTTGACCCACAAAGGGGTGTGGCCTTTGCCACCTATGCCGGCCATTGTATAATAGGAGAGATTCGTCATTACGTTCGCAAAGAGTCCTCCTTTCGTTGCCCTCTTTGGGCAGCGGAGATACAAAAAAAAGTAAATATATTTATTGACACATATTTACAAGAGGAAGAGGAACCTCCTTCCCTGGAAGAAATAGCGGAAGCTATAAATGTGAGGGCAGAAGGCATTGGACAAGCCATGCGCGCCGGTCTGGTTTCCTTGGAGGAAGTGGACGCTTCCAAGATCCGTAGTTGTTACTATGAAACCTTCCGTCTTCCCATTGAAGACCGCATAGTTTTGGAACAGAGCCTGGCAAAACTATCAGATGTACAGCAAAAGGTGATTAATTTGATATTCTACCGGGATATGACGCAAACCGAAGTGGCCTCCAGCCTGGGTATCAAGCAGCGGAAAGTTTCCCGTATATTACATAAAAGCCTGGAAAAACTGGGCAAGATGATTTCATAG
- the nifS gene encoding cysteine desulfurase NifS has product MRRVYMDHSATTPVRAEVAEEMYKYIIDNFGNPTSLHSFGRQVRNAVEEARENVAASIGAKTNEIVFTSGGTESDNMAIHGVAHANKNKGNHIITSAVEHHAVINTVKALGKEGFTITIVPVDKHGVVDPDDVANAITEKTILVTIMHANNEVGTIQPIQEISKITREHGVIFHTDAVQSFGKIPVNVDDLGVDLLTISGHKIYAPKGIGALYIRKGTRWKQSLFHGGSQERLRRAGTENVAGIVALGKACRLATDDLESEARHISQLRDRLIEEVTSKISYVNITGHPTRRIPGHASFCFQYIEGESMLLSLDMKGIAASSGSACTSGSLEPSHVLLSMGIPHEVAHGSIRLTLGRDNTEEDIDYFMEVMQPIVERLRAMSPLDQETEFEMNSECEACKVSSSCRA; this is encoded by the coding sequence TTGCGCAGAGTATACATGGATCACAGCGCGACTACCCCTGTGCGTGCAGAAGTTGCCGAAGAAATGTATAAGTACATTATTGATAATTTCGGTAATCCTACCAGTTTGCATTCTTTTGGCCGACAGGTTAGAAATGCTGTGGAAGAAGCCAGGGAAAATGTCGCTGCCTCTATCGGAGCCAAAACAAATGAGATCGTCTTTACCAGCGGAGGGACCGAATCAGATAATATGGCCATTCACGGGGTGGCCCATGCCAATAAAAATAAGGGCAATCATATTATCACCTCAGCAGTTGAACATCATGCCGTCATAAATACTGTTAAGGCCCTGGGTAAAGAGGGTTTTACCATAACCATTGTCCCGGTGGACAAACATGGTGTAGTTGACCCGGATGACGTTGCCAATGCCATTACGGAAAAAACAATACTGGTGACCATAATGCACGCTAACAATGAGGTAGGCACCATACAGCCTATTCAGGAAATTAGCAAAATTACCCGCGAGCATGGTGTAATATTCCATACTGATGCCGTCCAGAGTTTTGGCAAAATACCGGTAAATGTAGATGACTTGGGGGTTGACCTGCTCACCATTAGCGGGCACAAGATATATGCTCCCAAGGGAATTGGCGCCTTATATATTCGCAAAGGTACGCGCTGGAAGCAGTCGCTTTTCCATGGTGGTTCCCAAGAACGTCTCCGCCGTGCCGGAACCGAAAATGTGGCGGGAATCGTGGCGCTGGGTAAGGCCTGCCGGCTGGCAACAGACGATTTGGAGTCAGAAGCCCGTCACATAAGCCAATTGAGGGACAGGCTAATCGAAGAAGTTACAAGCAAAATAAGTTATGTTAATATAACCGGTCACCCCACCAGGCGGATTCCGGGTCATGCCAGCTTCTGCTTTCAATACATTGAAGGAGAGTCAATGTTATTAAGCCTGGATATGAAGGGCATTGCCGCATCCAGTGGTTCTGCATGTACATCCGGGTCCTTAGAGCCGTCCCACGTTTTACTGTCCATGGGCATACCCCATGAAGTGGCACACGGTTCCATAAGACTTACCCTCGGCCGTGATAACACCGAGGAAGACATTGATTATTTTATGGAAGTAATGCAGCCCATTGTGGAGAGGCTACGTGCAATGTCTCCGCTGGATCAGGAGACTGAATTTGAGATGAACAGTGAATGTGAAGCCTGTAAAGTAAGTAGTTCGTGCCGTGCGTAA
- the mnmA gene encoding tRNA 2-thiouridine(34) synthase MnmA, translated as MSGGVDSSVTAALLLEQGYEVIGVTMQIWDPEQTEVGDDFVGCCSLSAVDDARAVAHKLGIAYYVLNFRSLFETEVIDNFVSEYLSGRTPNPCVVCNRSIKFEALLKKALGLGAHYMATGHYARLGYDNTLRRYYIKKAADPVKDQTYFLYPMTQQQIAHTLMPLGGLTKNEVRAMAAERGLRVAEKPESQEICFVTNNDYHSFIKEYTGEKIEPGPFLDLEGNVLGEHKGIPFYTIGQRRGLGLAMGEKVYVINIDMARNAVIVGPQEALECSELVAEDNNFILYEELDDVIEAEAQIRYNGRPVPATLYPAGDGTVKVVFKEPQQAVTPGQAVVYYRGEYLLGGGTIVK; from the coding sequence ATGAGCGGCGGGGTTGACAGTTCTGTTACCGCCGCCCTTTTATTAGAACAGGGTTATGAAGTAATCGGCGTTACTATGCAGATTTGGGACCCGGAGCAAACCGAAGTCGGTGACGATTTTGTGGGCTGCTGCTCCCTTTCTGCTGTTGATGACGCCCGGGCTGTTGCCCATAAGCTGGGCATAGCTTATTATGTGCTCAATTTCCGGTCCCTTTTTGAAACTGAAGTAATTGATAATTTTGTATCGGAATATCTTAGTGGACGCACACCGAATCCCTGTGTTGTATGCAACCGCAGCATAAAGTTCGAGGCACTGCTTAAAAAAGCCCTTGGCTTAGGTGCTCATTATATGGCTACGGGTCATTATGCCAGGCTTGGCTATGATAACACTTTGCGCCGTTATTACATTAAAAAGGCTGCAGATCCCGTAAAAGACCAGACATATTTTTTGTATCCCATGACTCAGCAGCAAATTGCTCATACCCTGATGCCTTTAGGCGGACTTACAAAAAATGAGGTCAGGGCCATGGCTGCAGAGCGAGGCCTGCGAGTGGCCGAAAAACCGGAGAGCCAGGAAATCTGCTTTGTGACTAACAATGACTATCACAGTTTTATCAAGGAATATACCGGGGAGAAGATTGAGCCCGGCCCTTTTCTAGACCTGGAAGGTAATGTGCTCGGAGAACATAAAGGTATTCCCTTTTATACTATCGGCCAGCGCCGGGGGTTGGGGTTGGCCATGGGAGAAAAAGTATACGTAATCAATATCGATATGGCAAGAAATGCCGTAATTGTTGGGCCCCAAGAAGCTTTGGAATGCTCGGAGCTGGTGGCCGAAGATAATAATTTTATTTTATACGAAGAGTTAGATGACGTAATTGAGGCAGAGGCGCAGATTCGTTACAATGGCCGGCCGGTTCCGGCCACGCTTTATCCGGCTGGTGACGGGACTGTGAAGGTGGTTTTTAAGGAGCCACAGCAGGCGGTAACCCCCGGCCAAGCGGTAGTATATTACCGGGGAGAATACCTGCTAGGCGGCGGCACCATTGTAAAGTAA
- a CDS encoding type IV pilus twitching motility protein PilT → MSEEQKYHLHQILNKCVEMGASDLHITAGIEAMARVNGDLVFMDTPKLMPQDIKALMEPLLTNEQKEILQKDLELDFSYAVPGAARFRGNIMWQRGSLAVNFRVVAFDVPSLSDLGLPAVVGDFAHLPRGLVLVTGPTGSGKSTTLAAIIDKINRERTLNMITVENPIEFLHRHNKSIIKQREVGTDTHSFANALRHALRHDPDVILIGEMRDLESISIALTAAETGHLVFSTLHTQTATLTLNRIIDVFSEGARDQIRQQLADSLQGIIAQQLVPRLDGKGRAVASEVLLTTPAVKNLIREGKTHQLSTILQTGRNVGMHTMDHSLASLVLSGAISREVALERCVDQAELARVVRQHSPF, encoded by the coding sequence ATGAGCGAGGAACAAAAGTACCATTTACACCAAATATTGAACAAATGTGTGGAGATGGGGGCATCTGACCTGCATATAACCGCGGGAATTGAAGCCATGGCCAGGGTGAACGGCGACTTGGTATTTATGGACACTCCCAAGCTAATGCCCCAGGATATAAAAGCTCTGATGGAGCCCTTACTAACTAATGAACAAAAAGAAATACTCCAAAAAGACCTGGAACTCGACTTTTCCTATGCTGTTCCCGGAGCTGCCCGGTTCCGTGGAAATATTATGTGGCAGCGCGGTTCTTTGGCAGTTAATTTCCGTGTAGTGGCCTTTGATGTGCCCAGTTTGAGTGACCTGGGGCTGCCCGCGGTAGTAGGTGATTTTGCCCATCTGCCCCGGGGCCTGGTTCTTGTTACGGGTCCCACCGGAAGCGGTAAATCCACCACACTGGCTGCTATTATAGATAAAATTAATCGTGAGCGCACACTGAACATGATTACCGTGGAAAACCCCATTGAATTTTTACATAGACACAACAAATCGATTATTAAACAGCGGGAAGTGGGTACCGATACGCACTCCTTCGCCAATGCTCTGCGTCATGCCTTGCGCCATGATCCCGATGTGATTCTTATTGGAGAGATGCGGGATCTGGAGAGTATCTCCATTGCTCTTACCGCAGCAGAGACCGGACACCTGGTGTTTTCTACTCTGCATACACAGACGGCTACGCTGACTCTTAACCGTATTATAGATGTCTTCTCAGAAGGTGCGCGAGACCAAATAAGGCAGCAGCTGGCTGACTCGCTGCAGGGCATAATTGCCCAGCAGCTCGTACCGCGCCTGGACGGAAAAGGACGGGCTGTGGCTTCAGAAGTACTTCTTACCACGCCCGCTGTCAAAAACCTGATCCGGGAAGGAAAGACCCACCAGCTTAGTACTATTTTGCAAACCGGTCGCAATGTGGGTATGCACACCATGGACCATTCCCTGGCCAGCTTGGTTCTCAGTGGAGCTATCTCCCGGGAAGTTGCTCTGGAACGCTGCGTTGACCAGGCAGAATTGGCCCGTGTGGTGAGACAACACAGTCCCTTTTAA
- a CDS encoding type II secretion system protein GspE, with product MKQGQNLLGDCLINEGVLTRERLEEALNAQKKDKGKQGLLGETLVELGYCSEDDLARVIAKRAGVPLVSLESFTVDPAAVATMSVDSARRYRALPIAYESDKLVMAMRHPTDLMAIDDLRILTGHDITPVFAPDSELEAAIDRYLLTDMEFEQVEEDELQADDITSGSEGTGDNPAVQLANMILSQAVNAKASDIHIEPYDKNVRIRFRIDGVLHDMLTPPRRMHGSLISRIKVMANMDIAERRKPQDGRMSLKIEGRTVDFRVASLPTSFGERLTLRLLDRTGSVISLEELGISSEVLDRFRQVIKLPYGMILVTGPTGSGKTTTLYAAMEVVDRSEKNVITVEDPVEYRMEGISQVQINTKAGLTFTAGLRSILRSDPDIMMVGEIRDRETARLAVESAMTGHLVLSSLHTNDAAGTISRLTEMEIEPFLTASSLKCVVSQRLVRVLCNHCKEPYEICRSDVENVNDFPWEQDTGSMTLYRPAGCMRCSNTGYRGRMGVYELLFASEAVQQLTLDRKPAGEIKKAAVAEGMITMWQDGMKKVKKGTTSLEEVLRVVV from the coding sequence ATGAAACAAGGGCAAAATTTATTAGGTGACTGTTTAATTAATGAGGGTGTACTAACCCGGGAAAGACTGGAAGAGGCCCTTAATGCACAAAAGAAGGATAAGGGGAAACAAGGCTTACTTGGGGAAACCCTGGTGGAACTGGGCTATTGCTCGGAGGATGACTTAGCCAGAGTAATTGCCAAGCGGGCCGGGGTACCCCTGGTTTCCCTGGAATCATTTACAGTGGACCCTGCGGCCGTGGCTACTATGAGTGTTGATTCTGCGCGCCGTTACCGGGCCCTCCCCATTGCTTATGAAAGTGACAAATTGGTGATGGCCATGAGGCACCCCACTGATCTTATGGCCATTGATGATTTACGTATTTTAACCGGTCATGACATAACCCCTGTTTTTGCTCCTGACAGCGAATTAGAGGCGGCCATAGACAGATATCTGCTTACCGATATGGAATTTGAACAGGTGGAAGAGGATGAGCTGCAAGCGGATGATATTACTTCCGGGAGTGAAGGAACAGGGGACAACCCGGCCGTGCAGCTGGCCAATATGATACTGTCACAGGCGGTTAATGCCAAGGCCAGTGATATTCATATAGAACCTTACGACAAAAATGTACGTATACGGTTTAGAATTGACGGAGTATTGCATGATATGCTGACACCTCCACGCCGCATGCATGGATCCCTTATTTCCAGAATAAAGGTTATGGCCAATATGGATATTGCAGAAAGAAGGAAACCCCAAGACGGGCGCATGTCCCTTAAAATCGAAGGAAGGACCGTCGATTTTCGCGTGGCGTCTTTGCCTACAAGCTTTGGCGAACGCCTTACATTGCGCCTTTTGGATCGCACGGGCAGTGTAATCTCCCTGGAAGAGTTGGGTATTAGTTCAGAAGTGCTGGATAGATTTAGGCAGGTTATAAAATTGCCTTACGGCATGATTTTGGTCACCGGTCCCACGGGCAGTGGTAAGACAACAACCCTTTATGCCGCCATGGAAGTGGTGGATAGAAGTGAGAAAAACGTTATTACCGTGGAAGACCCGGTGGAATACCGGATGGAAGGCATTAGCCAGGTTCAGATTAATACCAAGGCAGGACTTACCTTCACTGCAGGACTGAGGTCCATATTGCGCAGTGACCCTGATATTATGATGGTAGGTGAAATAAGGGACCGTGAAACCGCCCGTTTAGCGGTGGAGTCTGCTATGACCGGCCACCTTGTTTTATCTTCGCTGCATACCAACGATGCCGCCGGTACTATAAGCCGCCTGACGGAAATGGAAATCGAACCTTTTCTAACTGCTTCATCCTTAAAGTGTGTAGTTTCTCAGCGGCTGGTGCGGGTATTATGTAATCATTGCAAAGAACCCTATGAAATATGTCGCAGTGATGTTGAAAACGTAAATGATTTTCCCTGGGAGCAGGACACCGGGTCCATGACCTTATACCGCCCTGCGGGCTGCATGAGGTGCAGCAATACGGGGTACAGGGGACGGATGGGAGTTTATGAACTTCTATTTGCCAGCGAGGCAGTGCAACAGCTAACCCTGGATCGTAAGCCCGCAGGAGAAATAAAGAAAGCCGCGGTGGCCGAAGGCATGATAACTATGTGGCAGGATGGAATGAAAAAAGTCAAAAAAGGAACAACTTCGTTGGAAGAAGTATTGAGGGTGGTTGTATGA
- a CDS encoding energy transducer TonB: MKNPKLIHITCAVAILIALFFNFNVTDDAEAGGALLEKELNFTSRVWSNTAHAAASGGGAVSLDFRQVDLRDALSALAVQMGRNIILLGDEPGEISFQAQNLTAREAMELLIQKQGLSYVEQGNTIVVGDPGALDANYYNQMILARFETYYVPAEKIKDLIDELAIPQKNIIVEGNPQVVFVQGTVPALEKVSELINNVDTEENSLSVDFKTLQLYLISPERAVELLAKAGIELEKYVALDNKLLVFDREFFNSWEEIQQLAQNFDSLSAREEKVVTFKLKNVFAATAAEKLKKFNFGGEITPLTSDSSKFSKELLVICPPGLETRVRSAVVDIDQEQEIIKVPILSMGSGAGSNDEEEESSSSSSANVHQSIHSRKLLLSELTGVPVSHLHTSRNLSGDSDSPEYVLWAEETTDNILLLRDMVEEMGWGSE; this comes from the coding sequence ATGAAAAATCCTAAGCTAATACATATAACCTGTGCCGTCGCCATACTTATAGCCTTGTTCTTTAATTTTAATGTTACGGATGATGCCGAAGCCGGAGGCGCGCTTTTAGAGAAGGAACTGAACTTTACGTCACGGGTGTGGTCCAACACCGCCCATGCCGCTGCCTCCGGCGGGGGCGCCGTATCCTTAGACTTCAGGCAGGTGGACCTGCGCGATGCCCTCTCCGCCCTGGCGGTGCAGATGGGGAGAAATATCATTCTACTGGGGGATGAACCGGGAGAGATAAGCTTCCAGGCCCAAAACCTCACCGCCCGCGAAGCTATGGAGCTGTTGATCCAAAAACAGGGACTTTCTTACGTTGAACAGGGTAATACCATTGTTGTGGGCGATCCGGGAGCACTGGACGCTAACTACTACAACCAGATGATACTGGCCCGTTTCGAGACATACTATGTCCCTGCGGAAAAAATTAAGGATTTAATAGATGAACTGGCCATTCCGCAAAAAAACATTATTGTAGAAGGAAACCCGCAAGTGGTTTTCGTACAGGGTACAGTCCCGGCCCTGGAAAAGGTCAGTGAACTGATCAATAACGTGGACACCGAGGAAAACAGCCTTTCCGTGGACTTCAAAACATTACAACTTTATTTAATCTCACCGGAGAGAGCTGTGGAATTGCTGGCCAAAGCTGGGATAGAACTGGAAAAATACGTGGCTCTGGATAACAAGCTGCTGGTTTTTGACCGGGAATTCTTTAATAGCTGGGAAGAGATCCAACAATTAGCCCAGAACTTCGACAGCCTCAGCGCCAGGGAGGAGAAAGTGGTTACTTTTAAGTTGAAAAATGTGTTTGCGGCCACCGCCGCAGAGAAACTAAAGAAATTTAACTTTGGCGGGGAAATCACTCCCCTCACCTCAGACAGCTCCAAATTCAGTAAAGAATTACTCGTTATCTGCCCCCCGGGTTTGGAAACGCGGGTAAGAAGTGCGGTGGTAGACATTGATCAAGAGCAGGAGATTATAAAAGTGCCCATACTTTCCATGGGCTCAGGCGCCGGGAGTAATGACGAGGAAGAAGAAAGCAGTAGTAGCAGTAGCGCCAATGTGCATCAAAGTATACATTCCAGAAAGCTTTTACTAAGTGAACTGACCGGAGTACCCGTATCCCACTTACACACCTCCCGAAACCTCTCCGGCGACAGCGACAGCCCTGAATACGTACTATGGGCAGAAGAAACTACGGATAACATTTTACTACTCAGAGATATGGTAGAGGAAATGGGCTGGGGGAGTGAATAA